The window GCGTTTGCGGAAAGAGATTGCCCGGGGAGAAGTCGCGATCAGTGAAATCACCGCACGCGAAGGGGATGAGTCAGCAGAGAGGTTGTGGGCAGCGTTCTCGACCAGCGCGGATGAACTAGATGAGCTTTTTGTTCGTCTTGATGCATTGCGGCAGGGCGGCGTGCGAGAGCATGTGCAGAGAAAAGCGCGGCGTGTGCGTCTTGAGCGCCGCGAGGTGCTGCGATCTATTGTTGAGAAGCTCGCACAGGAGCTCTGCCTCACGGAGGTCGTGTACACAATGCTCCGTAGCGCACTCGAGCGCGGCGTGGAGGAGTGTCCGGAAAATCGGTCGGTGTATGTGTCCTATATGGCTCTGGTCCGCGCCGAAGAGCGTCTGAAGGCAGTTGCCGACCTCGTGATCGCGTCAAATACGCGCCTCGTGGTCCATGTCGCGAAGCACTACCGCAGGAGCGGCATGCCGTTTCTCGATCTGATCCAGCAAGGAAACCTCGGCCTTATGCGCGCCTGCAGAACATTTGAGTACCAGCGCGGGCTCAGGTTTTCCACATACGCGACCTGGTGGGTGCGACAGAGCATCATGAGATCGTTTGTGGGGCGGCGTATCGTGCGTCTCCCTGAATATATCGAGGATAAGGTGGGTCGTTTTTTTGGTGTTTGTGACGCGTCTATAGCCACACACGGAAGGCAGCCAAGCGCCTCCGAGCTCGCCGAAGCATTAGGGATACCTGTCGAGAGGGCACACACGTTGCTCGACACATTTGGTGTCAGCGGTTGTGTATATCAGATCTCGCTCGACAAGCCGATACCGCGAGATAAGGGAGGCAGGGCAAGAAGCCCCCTTGATTTCCTGGCGGATTCGCGAGTCGCATCGGCGGAAGCGCGCGAGATCGTCCGTTCGACCGACGCTCTGCTTCGATCATTGCTTGAGTGTCTGGATGCGCGTGAGCAGGATATAGTTCAGCTGCGTTATGGGCTTAGAGAGCATAAGCCGCATACGCTTCGGCAAGTGGCGGTTGTCCGTAGGCTTTCCCAAGAGCGTATACGGCAGATCGAGGTAGGTGCTCTCCAGAAACTTCAGGACCGCGCCAGTCGCTGTGGGCCGCTTGCCCGGGAACTCGTTCGAGAACTTTTTCACCTGCGCGCGCAGGAAGAGTGACGAGTGGTCTACCTTTTTTGAGCGCGCAATACACCATAACCTCCGTGTCGGTCCGCGAATCGGCACGGGGGTTGAGTTTTTGCCTTTGGCACTGTAGGATGGCTCTATACATGGAATTTGCGGTGATACAAACAGGGGGCAAGCAGTATCCGGTCGCTGTGGGCGAGAGGATCACGATTGAGAAGCTGCCCGGCGAGCTCAAGGAGGGCGACAATGTCACCTTCGACTCCGTGCTTCTTGTTGAGGACGGTTCCGACACTACGATCGGCACGCCGTTTATCGAAGGGGCGGCGGTGCACGGCACGATCGAGAAAATCGGCCGCGCCAAGAAGGTTGACGTGGTGAAGTACAAGGCAAAGAGCCGCTACTTTAAGCGCCGCGGCCACCGGCAGCCGTATATGGAGGTGAGGATTACGTCGCTTGATGGGAAAGTGGAAAGTGGAGGGTAGAAGGTGGAGCGAGAAATTTGCAATAACTATGCGACCGCATAATTATTGCAAATTTTTATTTTCTGTGCAGATCCGCGTTCCGTCAGCGTACTTCTGCGACTTTTATTTCTGCACAGGTTTGCGTTCAGTCAGCGTATTTCTGCGACTCTCGAGCGCTTGTCGCAGCGTCTCAGGGTCCGAGTACTCGATCTCGAGCCCGCTCGAGAGACCGCGGCCAAGCGTCGAGAGTTTGACGTGGTTCTGTTCCGTGGCTTCACGGAGCAGCTCCGTGAGGAGGGAGGCGGTGTGTTCGCCTTCGGTCGTGAGCGAGAGCGCGAGGACGATTTCTTTAAGTTCATCGCGTTCGGCGATTTTTTCCTTGAGCGATGCGAGACGTGGCCAGCGCAGGGCTGTGCTCTCTGTGAGCGGGAGCGTGCCGCCGAGGACAAAATAGCGCCCTCTGTAGCAGCCGCTCCGCTCCACGACCTCAAGGTCGGCGTCTTTCTCGACGACCATGAGGACGCTCTTCTCGCGGCGGGGATCGCTGCAGATCGGGCACTCGGCAACATCGGCCTTCACGCGTCGCTCAAAAAATCTGCCGCACAGCGCGCACTGTGCCACACTCGTGCTGAGTTCTGCTACGAGTCGAACAAGCTCGCTGCGGTAGCGGTCATCTTCACGCAAGAGAAAATACACGAATCGCCGCGCCTGCCGCGGCCCGATGCCGGGGAATTTCATGAAGAGATCCGAGAGTTTTGAGAGAGAGTCCATGTAGTGTATGCGCCTCACGTTTTAAAGTAGCATACGACGCCCATACTGCGAAGCTCGCGATGCTGCCTAACGAAATGGCGCTGGGTTGAGCCGCTCGTTTTTTGGATGGGTTTCGCATACAATGGACGAAGAGACAGTATAAAGACCTTGAAAGTGTGAGTATTTACGTCGATGTGTGTGAGCATGTACAAACATGAAAAACCAAGAAAAGTCATCCCCTCTCGAATCCCTAACCATTAACTTCCGACCCGGACACCTCCACCCACTCACGCAGGTGATGGAGCGGATCGCGGCTGTCTTTACTGCACTTGGGTTCGCGATTGCAGACGGGCCGGAGATCGAAACTGAGTATTACAATTTCGACGCGCTCAATATCCCCGCCGATCATCCGGCGCGTGATATGCAGGACACTTTTTGGCTCGCGGAGCCGAAAAGTGAATTTCCAATTTCCAAAAACCAATTTCCAAATACGACGAACGTCGAGCGCGCGGATGCCGGGGCAACGTCACAGAAACTTTTGCTCCGCACGCACATAAGCTCACTTCAGGTGCGTTATATGGAGGCACATGGACCGCCGTTTCGGATGATATCGAGTGGGCGGGTGTATCGGCACGAGGCGACAGATGCGACGCATGAGGCCCAATACCACTACACGGAGGGGCTTGCCGTGGAGCAAAGCGCCTCGCTGGCGCAGTTGAAGTACGTGCTGGACGCATTTGCAAAAAGCATTTTCGGCGAGAGTATGAAGAGTCGTTTTCGCCCTGCGTACTTTCCGTTTGTCGAGCCGGGGGTTGAAGTGGACCTCTCGTGCGTCGCGTGTGGCGGCGTTGGTGGGGCGTGCAGCGTGTGCAAGGGCACCGGCTGGGTGGAGGTGCTTGGCGCTGGCATGGTGCACCCGCAGGTGCTCACGAACGGCGGCATTGACCCCGCGCTCTGGCGCGGTTATGCATTCGGCGTTGGCGTTGATCGCATCGCCATGCTTCTCTACGGGATTCCGGATATACGATTGTTTTATAACGGCGACCTGCGCGTGGTGAATCAGTTTTGATGAGAAAGCCAAGTAGAGAGTAGAAAGTAGAAACATGAAAATCAGTTACAACTGGCTCCAATCTTTTTTTGATCAAAAGCTTCCGCAACCGCGGGAGGTCGCGGAGGCGCTCACGATGCATAGCTTTGAAGTCGAGGCGCTCCGCGAGGCGGACAAGGATACCATTTTTGATATTGACATACTGCCGAATCGCGCGCACGACTGCCTTGCGCACTACGGCGTGGCGCGGGAAGTTTCGACGCTCTTCAATCTGCCGCTCTCGCGCGCGCCGCTCACCGCTGTCCTTCCCGAGTGGCCAGCTTCCTCCCGTCTCTTTGTGAGCATTGAGGACGCTCACCTCTGTCCGCGCTACAGCGCGCTGGTGATCGAGAACATCGCGGTGGCCCCGTCGCCCGAGTGGCTCATCGAGCGCCTTCGCGCGATTGGCGAGCGGTCGATTAACAATATCGTGGACGCGATGAATTATGTGATGTTTGACATCGGCCAGCCGCTCCACGCGTTTGACCTCGAGCAGTTTGCGGTTTCCGAGGGCGCCGTGGCAATCAGCGTGCGCGGTGCTCGTGAGAACGAGAAGATAACGACGCTCGAAGGCCTCGAGTGCGCTCTTCCCCAAGGGACGCTCCTCGTCACAGACGCAAGCACGAACGCTGCACTTGGCATTGCCGGCATCAAAGGCGGGAGCAGCACCGCGATTCGGCCGGAGACCGAGCATATCATCATCGAGGCGGCGAATTTTGATCCGGTGCTCATTCGGAAAAGTTCCCGTGCTCTTGGCATCCGTACCGCGGCATCGGTGCGTTTTGAGCACGGGCTTGCTCTCGACCTTACGCTTCACGCGCTCCGTGAGGCCGCGGCTCTGATTCAGAAGATTGCCGCGACGTCGGAGACGAGAATCGAGGGATACGTTGACTCTCGAGGGGAAGCGGACGGCGCAGCACAAGAGAGAGGGCGGCCCATTACGATTAGTATTGGCGATGTCGGCGGCGTGCTTGGGGCCGCGTTTACCGAAGACGATGTTGCGGCAACGCTGAAGCGGCTCGGGTTTTCTTTTTCGGCCGCTGCGGACGGGAATTTTTTCGTAACGCCGCCATTCGAGCGGTTGGACATCGGAGCCAAAGAGGACCTCGCGGAGGAGATCGGACGCGTGTGGGGTTACGGGCGCCTCACGCCGCAGCCGCCACGGCCTCCGGAGCAGTCGCCTGAAATGAATAAGCGATTTGCGTATACGAGCGCGATCCGGCACCTCCTCGCGCGGCAGGGGTTTTCCGAGGTGTACATGTATGCGTTTGCTGGAGCGGGCGCAGTCGAGCTCGCGAACCCTCTTGCGAGCGACAAAAAGTTTCTGCGCGATTCATTGGTGCCTGGTATCATCGGCGCTCTTGAGCAGAATCTCGCGAACATGGACTTCCTCGGTCTCGAGCGCGTGAGGATATTTGAAATAGGAACGGTGTTTCGCGCTGAAGGTGAGCGGCTTGTGCTTGCACTTGCCGCAGGGGAGAGGCAGTCGCGAAGCGGCATACATACTCCGGAGGAGGAGCTTGATCGTACACTCACGAGCCTCCGCGAGCTCTGCGGTGAAGTGTTTTTGAAAAAGAACGTCGGAGTGCGTGAGGTCGGCAAGAATCGCGCCATCTACGAAGTCGGAATGGAGAAAGTGAATCTCGCGGAAGCTTTTGAGTCGTTCACCGTGCTTTCCATGCAACCATGGCGCGAGTCGTCGTCCGAGCACGCGCGCTTTCAGGCGATTTCACCGTATCCGTTTGTGGTGCGCGACATCGCACTGTGGGTGGAAGTTGGAAGTGGCTTGCCCGCCGAAGCTCGGCTCGCCACGCGAGAGCTCGGCGAGGCGAGGGCGGAGGCGGGAGCTCGGGCGAAGGCGGAGAAGTTAGAATTTGGGTTCGTGACGGACGAGGTTCGTGGTAGTATAGAAAAAGCTGCAGGCGACTTGCTCGTTGGGATACGCCTCTTTGATACCTTTGAGAAAGAAGGTCGCACCTCCTACGCCTTCCGGCTTGTCTTCCAGTCTTCCGCGCGCACGCTCACCGACGAGGAGGTGAATTATCAGATGTGGCAGATTACGCAGGCGCTCGGGGAGCACGATGGCTTTGAGGTTAGGTGAGAGAGGCGTATGGCCTAAATCCGAACTGGACATTTGACCATTGACATTTGACCTCGAACCCGCCGTCGTAGTATCAAAGGTCAAATGTTACATGTCAAATGTCATCGTAATCACTCACACCCGTCATTGCGAGCGGAGCGAAGCAATCCAGTTGTTGAGGCATAATTCTGGATTGCCTCGTCGCTCCACTCCGTTCCGCTCCTCGCAATGACGGCTCTGTTACGCAAGATCGTGGTGAGTGTGAGCGGTTACTGTCTGTCAAATGTCAAAGGTCAATTGTTACCTGTTACAACAACACGGATTTCGTGCTTCGACATTAGGCTTTAGCTTTTATGTATCTAAAAATTCTTGCCATCCTCTTTTTCTTGAGCGTCCAAGCGCTGGCGTTGCAGCAGATATGCGTGCATGTTATAAAACCTCGAGGTAGGCGAGACTGAATCGTTTCGTCTTGTAGCGGTTTTTTTCGAGAAGGGGTTTTGGAATGGTATGGGGAAATGGTGCTGCGCATTGGCGTAAGGTACACGAAGAGCGCGACGCTCTTCGAGCACAAGGGCCTCCTGGTCTCGTGGGGAGAGACGTGTCTTGTAAGAAGTGTGGTAGTGTGAGCAGGATCGTTCATGACGAGGACGTGATGCATCGTAGTAGACGTTTCGATAGCGAGTTTTTTGTGACCTGTGCTTGCTGCGAGCAGTCGATTGTCGTGATGAATTCTGAATGGGTTCCTCCGCCCCCGAGGGATAGAAACGGGAACGTGAATTGGGAGTGCGACGGATCGTATATGCGCTACGAGTTGTCGGACGCGCTTTTGCCGTGATCCTTCCTGTTGTGTTGTTTGTGCCATGCGAACAACTGCCCTGCTGCCTTCGGCTGCAGGGCAATCGTTTTTCGTGAACGTATGAATTCCGTAAACAGGAGCGTATGCGGTTGTACGGAGAGAGTCATTTTGCGAAGATTGACGAAGTTGCAGCCAAAAATCAAAAATCGCAGCAGGAAGGGATTTCGAAAGAAGTCTATTGTGGAAGAACCAAAAAATGGCGCCAGAGGGCGCCGTTTTTTTTTGTGGTGAATTATCCACACGAGAGTTCAAAAACGCTTGTATTGATTGGTTTTTTCTGCTAGTATGATTCAGGGGAGGCCGGAGTGCTTTTGAATAAGCCAAGCCGGTATTTTTTATGGTAAAAAAGGTGGCACAAAAAAAGGCAAAGAAAGCCGTACAAAAACGTGCGGGAAAAATGAAAACGGCAAAGCCGGGGAATGGCTACGGCGCCGATCAGATCCAGGTGCTCGAGGGCCTCGAGCCGGTGCGCCGCAGGCCCGGCATGTACATCGGCACGACCGGGCCCGACGGCCTGCATCATCTGGTCGTCGAGGTGTTTGACAACTCGCGCGACGAGGCGATGGCGGGCTTTGGCGGCGACATCGAGCTTGCGCTTCTCCCGGGTAACCGCGTGCGCGTTGTGGACAACGGCCGCGGCATTCCGGTGGAACGCCATCCGCAGACCAAAGTTTCGACACTTGAAACCGTGATGACGACGCTCCATGCGGGAGGCAAGTTCGGCTCCGGCGGCTACACGGTGAGCGGCGGGCTCCATGGCGTCGGCGTCTCGGTCGTGAACGCGCTCTCGGAGCGGCTCCGCGCCGAGGTGCACCGCGACGGCAGCGCTCACGCGCAGGAGTACCGCCGCGGCGAGCCGCTCGCGGCGGCGAAGCGCATCGGCGCGTCGGAGCGCACTGGCACTATCATTACCTTCGAGCCGGACGCAACCGTATTTAAAGACGGCATCAGTTTTGACTGGAAGCGCATCGTGGACCACATGCGCCAACAGGCGTACCTCGTGAAAGGAATGCGTATTACGCTCCTTGATGCGCGCGCGTATGAGGGGAAGTTCGATGACCAAAAAGTGTTCTACCTGCGTGATCTCGGGCTCGATCTCCCCTCGACGTCGTTTTACTTTGAAGGTGGCCTGCTCTCGCTCGTACGGTTTTACAATCAGTCGGAGAAGCCGGTGCACAAGAGCATTTTTTATATTGAAAAAGAAGCGCGCGCGCTCGGCGTCGAGTCTGTGGAAATTGCGTTTCAGTACGTGGACGATATCTCGTACCGCATCCTCGCGTTTGCGAATAATACGTTCAACGGCGAGGGCGGCACACATCTTACCGGCTTCAAGGGCTCGCTCACTCGCACGCTGAATAGCTACGCGCGCGCGAACAATCTTCTCAAGGAGAAAGACGAAAATTTCACCGGCGAGGACGTGCTCGAGGGGCTCACCGCGGTGATTAGCGTGAAGCTCCGCGAGATACAGTTTGAAGGGCAGACGAAGGCAAAGCTCGGCTCAGTCGAGGCGCGTACGGCGCTTGAGGGCGTGATGAACGAGGCGCTTTCGAATTTTCTTGAGGAGAATCCGGACGAAGCGCGCGCGATCATCGGCAAAGTTTCGCTTGCGATGCGGGCGCGGAAAGCCGCGAAAGCCGCAAAAGACAGCGTGCTCCGCAAAGGCGCGCTCGAGGGCATGACGCTTCCGGGCAAGCTCGCCGACTGTCAGAGCAAAAAGCGCGAGGAGACGGAACTTTTCGTGGTGGAAGGCGACAGCGCCGGAGGATGTTGGAGTGGAGATACAAAGGTGGCGTTAGCTGACGGACGACATCTTAGCTTTTTAGAGTTGGTTAAAGAGCATGAGGAAGGCAAGCAGAATTTTTGTTACACCATGCAGGAAAACGGACATATCGGTTTAGCACCAATCGAAAGTCCGAGACGGACGAAACAAAATGCCGACGTGATTAAGGTGACTCTCGACACAGGCGATGACCTTCTTTGTACCCCCGACCACCTCTTTCGACTCGTGGACGGTAGTTACATTCCTGCGTACAACCTAACGTCAAGCCACAGTTTAGCGCCCCTGTATCGCAAAATATCAAAAAAGGGAGAAGGAACACAACTGAACGGGTACGAGATGGTTTTTGACCCTCAAGCACATAAATGGATGCCAACCCATATTCTTGCTGATATATATAATTTGAAAAAAAACGTCTATGTAACAACTGATGGTAACCACCGGCATCATTTTGATTTTAATAAGAGGAATAATAATCCGACGAACATTAAACGAGTAACGTATGAGCAGCACATGGCGTACCACCATGCCTACATAGAAAGGACGTTACATCGTCCTGATGTTAAGCAGAAATCTATTGACTCAAAACGTATCGCGGAGTTTCGTGAACGTGCGAGGGCAAAGTCGCTCGAAAAGCGCGAGCTTTTTAGTGAGAATGCAAAACGACAGTGGCAGGATGAGGACTATAAGACGTATATGGTCCAAAAATTTCTCGATTACTATTCGAGTAACGAATCGTATCGTAAGCGCAATAACGCTCTGCTCGATAAAGCGCAGCGTGAATATTGGAGCGATAACGAAAATCGTCGTGTGCAGTCCGATCGCGTGCGTGTGTTTTTCGAAGCACATCCGGAACGGAAAGCGTGGTTGTCGCGAGAAGCGAAGCGGCAATGGGACAGCGAATCGCTGCGCGCATGGCGGGGTGAGACAACGCGCCTACAATGGACTCCGGCGTTTCGTGAAAAACGTCGGGAGGCGTACAACGAGACCTATCTACGTAAGGCGCTCGGTGTCTTGCATGAGCTCTACGCGGAAAACGGCACCATCGATTATGCGCGCTATAACGCGCTTCGCAGAGAACGAAATGACCGGAGCATTATTCGCCACGACACAATATGCGAGCGATTTTTTGACGGCGACATGGGACGTATGGAGGAGGCAGTGGTGAATTATAACCACCGCATCGTAAGGATTGAGCGGCTTGAGGAGCCGATGGATGTTTATGATCTTGAGGTCCCCGGCACGCACAACTTCGCGCTTGCATCGGGCGTGTTCGTCCACAATAGCGCAAAAATGGCGCGGGACCGGGTAACACAGGCGATTCTGCCGCTCTTCGGCAAGGTGCTCAATGCCGAGCGCGCGCGGCTTGATAAAATTTTGGCATCGGACAAATTCCGCGCGCTTGTGATCGCGCTCGGCACGGGGATCGGCGAGGGGGTTGATCTCGAGAAGCTCCGCTACGGCCGCATCATCATCATGGCCGATGCGGACGTTGACGGGTCGCACATCAAGACGCTCTACCTTACCTTTTTTTATCGCCAGCTGCGCGACATTATCGAGCGCGGGCACCTCTACATCGCCGTGCCGCCGCTCTATAAAATTACGCGAGGCAAAGAGGCGCACTACGTGTTTACCGATGACGAGAAGGCGGCGTATCTCAAAAAACTCGGCGTTGCGATTGATGACGTCTCGGAGCTTGAAGAGGAAGGGGAGGATGGAGAAGGGGATGCGGCTGCGGGCGGCGAGGCACCCGGAGGCGGAGAGCGCGAGGCAGGAGGAAGCGCGGAAGAGGGAAAACCGAAGAAAACCCCAAAGGTCTCGGTCCAGCGCTACAAGGGCCTCGGCGAGATGAGCGCGGACGAGCTCTGGGAGACCACGATGGACCCGGCGAGCCGCCTGCTTCACCATGTGATGATCGAGGATGCCGCCGAGGCGGACAAAGTCTTTGACATCCTCATGGGCACCGATGTTCCGGCGCGCAAAAGTTTTATCCAGAGCAACGCGAAATTGGCGAATCTTGATATATAGCGTACGCAACGGCGAACTACCAACTTATAACCACAAGCGAGGAAAAAGCGAAAAAGTTTTCATTTTTTCCGAGCGCCGTGGTTATATACCCGAAAACATTTTCGCAAACCTATTGCTTTCGGGTATATAATTTTTGGTTAGTGGAATTCGTGAGTCGGGCGTGTTCGTCATCCTCTGTCGCATAGCCACGAAATCCGAACATTAAGCGGACTTTTTTCGGAAAAAAACGAGCCCGTGATTTCCATCACGGGCTCTATGGTCGGGTCGGGCTTCAGGATTGTGAAATTACGAGTGGGACTAACTATTAGTATTTGATTTTCACCATGTCCCCGTAGTCAATGTCGGCGATGTCGGCATACTCAGCGGAGTTTGGGGCGAGGTTTACACCACCCTGCACCACGCTTCCATTTGCCGTCGCCGGAGCAAATGCGCCTTTGAAGTTTGACTTGACGCTAAATCCCGGCGCCCGGTAGAACGACCGGCTTCCGGTGCGGCTCGCGGAGTCTGTCGCGCTCCAGTCGAGTGTTATCTCGACCTCGACAGGCGTGTCACTCACATAGTCGTACGCGTTGACCGTCGTTTTGACGCGGGCGCTTGCCAATTTTTTGCCAACCACGAAATCGTCTGCTGCGATCTCCTGGTACCCGAATATCGACGACAGGTAGATCCACTCGCAGTAGTCGAGGCTGTCGACAAATACAAACACGCTCGACGTTGCCGTTCGCGGCTCGGGCTTGATGCGCACGACCTGGTCGCTCGCATACACGCCGACATAGGTAACGACACATCCAGTCTCGTCCGTACTTGAAAAGAACGCGGATGCCGTTTCTCCCCTGACAGAGAATTGCTGGACGTCCGTTTCGGCGCTCGCCTTGGTGGTAAAAGAACCAAAGAGGCACGCCATAACCACAACCGCCGCCAACCACTTTACTCTCTGCATCATTCTGAGTCTCCTTTGGCCACATGACCACAGTGTTTGTTTGTGTACATCGAGACGAGAATCCTGAATCCTGAAGCCGACCGATTATGTCTAGCACGGTCTATATGATTTGTCAATGAATTTGGCTACTGCCGAATACTTGGCTCCACGAGCCCCAAAGAACCCGCAACAAGCGCGAAAGTATACGAGCGTGCTTACTGCTTATTGCATACTCCTCAGCACTGTTGC is drawn from bacterium and contains these coding sequences:
- a CDS encoding RNA polymerase sigma factor RpoD/SigA → MRGEYKEDRQYVVVHGGENEDLSDEGSSEFNLATNIDALKGEGTANNIARYLSDVRRYTLLTRKQEQQLFKRLELLRARVLRILHLAPTTWAVIERLRKEIARGEVAISEITAREGDESAERLWAAFSTSADELDELFVRLDALRQGGVREHVQRKARRVRLERREVLRSIVEKLAQELCLTEVVYTMLRSALERGVEECPENRSVYVSYMALVRAEERLKAVADLVIASNTRLVVHVAKHYRRSGMPFLDLIQQGNLGLMRACRTFEYQRGLRFSTYATWWVRQSIMRSFVGRRIVRLPEYIEDKVGRFFGVCDASIATHGRQPSASELAEALGIPVERAHTLLDTFGVSGCVYQISLDKPIPRDKGGRARSPLDFLADSRVASAEAREIVRSTDALLRSLLECLDAREQDIVQLRYGLREHKPHTLRQVAVVRRLSQERIRQIEVGALQKLQDRASRCGPLARELVRELFHLRAQEE
- a CDS encoding ATP-binding protein; translated protein: MKTAKPGNGYGADQIQVLEGLEPVRRRPGMYIGTTGPDGLHHLVVEVFDNSRDEAMAGFGGDIELALLPGNRVRVVDNGRGIPVERHPQTKVSTLETVMTTLHAGGKFGSGGYTVSGGLHGVGVSVVNALSERLRAEVHRDGSAHAQEYRRGEPLAAAKRIGASERTGTIITFEPDATVFKDGISFDWKRIVDHMRQQAYLVKGMRITLLDARAYEGKFDDQKVFYLRDLGLDLPSTSFYFEGGLLSLVRFYNQSEKPVHKSIFYIEKEARALGVESVEIAFQYVDDISYRILAFANNTFNGEGGTHLTGFKGSLTRTLNSYARANNLLKEKDENFTGEDVLEGLTAVISVKLREIQFEGQTKAKLGSVEARTALEGVMNEALSNFLEENPDEARAIIGKVSLAMRARKAAKAAKDSVLRKGALEGMTLPGKLADCQSKKREETELFVVEGDSAGGCWSGDTKVALADGRHLSFLELVKEHEEGKQNFCYTMQENGHIGLAPIESPRRTKQNADVIKVTLDTGDDLLCTPDHLFRLVDGSYIPAYNLTSSHSLAPLYRKISKKGEGTQLNGYEMVFDPQAHKWMPTHILADIYNLKKNVYVTTDGNHRHHFDFNKRNNNPTNIKRVTYEQHMAYHHAYIERTLHRPDVKQKSIDSKRIAEFRERARAKSLEKRELFSENAKRQWQDEDYKTYMVQKFLDYYSSNESYRKRNNALLDKAQREYWSDNENRRVQSDRVRVFFEAHPERKAWLSREAKRQWDSESLRAWRGETTRLQWTPAFREKRREAYNETYLRKALGVLHELYAENGTIDYARYNALRRERNDRSIIRHDTICERFFDGDMGRMEEAVVNYNHRIVRIERLEEPMDVYDLEVPGTHNFALASGVFVHNSAKMARDRVTQAILPLFGKVLNAERARLDKILASDKFRALVIALGTGIGEGVDLEKLRYGRIIIMADADVDGSHIKTLYLTFFYRQLRDIIERGHLYIAVPPLYKITRGKEAHYVFTDDEKAAYLKKLGVAIDDVSELEEEGEDGEGDAAAGGEAPGGGEREAGGSAEEGKPKKTPKVSVQRYKGLGEMSADELWETTMDPASRLLHHVMIEDAAEADKVFDILMGTDVPARKSFIQSNAKLANLDI
- a CDS encoding toprim domain-containing protein, translating into MDSLSKLSDLFMKFPGIGPRQARRFVYFLLREDDRYRSELVRLVAELSTSVAQCALCGRFFERRVKADVAECPICSDPRREKSVLMVVEKDADLEVVERSGCYRGRYFVLGGTLPLTESTALRWPRLASLKEKIAERDELKEIVLALSLTTEGEHTASLLTELLREATEQNHVKLSTLGRGLSSGLEIEYSDPETLRQALESRRNTLTERKPVQK
- a CDS encoding phenylalanine--tRNA ligase subunit beta — its product is MKISYNWLQSFFDQKLPQPREVAEALTMHSFEVEALREADKDTIFDIDILPNRAHDCLAHYGVAREVSTLFNLPLSRAPLTAVLPEWPASSRLFVSIEDAHLCPRYSALVIENIAVAPSPEWLIERLRAIGERSINNIVDAMNYVMFDIGQPLHAFDLEQFAVSEGAVAISVRGARENEKITTLEGLECALPQGTLLVTDASTNAALGIAGIKGGSSTAIRPETEHIIIEAANFDPVLIRKSSRALGIRTAASVRFEHGLALDLTLHALREAAALIQKIAATSETRIEGYVDSRGEADGAAQERGRPITISIGDVGGVLGAAFTEDDVAATLKRLGFSFSAAADGNFFVTPPFERLDIGAKEDLAEEIGRVWGYGRLTPQPPRPPEQSPEMNKRFAYTSAIRHLLARQGFSEVYMYAFAGAGAVELANPLASDKKFLRDSLVPGIIGALEQNLANMDFLGLERVRIFEIGTVFRAEGERLVLALAAGERQSRSGIHTPEEELDRTLTSLRELCGEVFLKKNVGVREVGKNRAIYEVGMEKVNLAEAFESFTVLSMQPWRESSSEHARFQAISPYPFVVRDIALWVEVGSGLPAEARLATRELGEARAEAGARAKAEKLEFGFVTDEVRGSIEKAAGDLLVGIRLFDTFEKEGRTSYAFRLVFQSSARTLTDEEVNYQMWQITQALGEHDGFEVR
- the pheS gene encoding phenylalanine--tRNA ligase subunit alpha, which encodes MKNQEKSSPLESLTINFRPGHLHPLTQVMERIAAVFTALGFAIADGPEIETEYYNFDALNIPADHPARDMQDTFWLAEPKSEFPISKNQFPNTTNVERADAGATSQKLLLRTHISSLQVRYMEAHGPPFRMISSGRVYRHEATDATHEAQYHYTEGLAVEQSASLAQLKYVLDAFAKSIFGESMKSRFRPAYFPFVEPGVEVDLSCVACGGVGGACSVCKGTGWVEVLGAGMVHPQVLTNGGIDPALWRGYAFGVGVDRIAMLLYGIPDIRLFYNGDLRVVNQF
- the rplU gene encoding 50S ribosomal protein L21, with product MALYMEFAVIQTGGKQYPVAVGERITIEKLPGELKEGDNVTFDSVLLVEDGSDTTIGTPFIEGAAVHGTIEKIGRAKKVDVVKYKAKSRYFKRRGHRQPYMEVRITSLDGKVESGG